GATTGGTTCATGGGCATCGGCCGTGCGCTGACCAATCTGATCGGCAACTGCGTCGCCACTGTGGCCATCGCCCGCTGGGAAAAGGACATCGACGTGCAGCGCGCGAACAAGGTGCTCAATGGCGAACAGGGCTATAACTTTCAACCGCGAAAAACCGTCGCTCAGGCGGCGGCCAAAGAATTTTGAATGAGTGCCGTGCCTGCCAATGCGCGGGCACGGCGCAGGGAGACAATACGTGATTACAACTTCAACCGTCGTCAACTCAGTGGTGGAAAAGCTCCGCGCCGCGTTGGCTCGTGGCCAGTGGCGCACAGGCGACATGCTGCCAGGCCAGCGCGAACTGGCCGAACAACTGGGCATCAGCCGGCCGAGCCTGCGCGAAGCGGTGATCGTCCTCGAAACCCTCGGTCTGGTGCGCTCGATGCCGGGCAAAGGCGTGGTCGTCCTCGATGCGCAACTCAGCGACAGCCAGAGCCACGACAGCGCGGTGGCCGGCGCCAGTCTCGAAGATGTGCTGCAACTGCGCTACACCCTCGAGCCGTTCATCGTCGGGCTGGTTGCGCAATCGATCAGCAGCAAGGAAGTCGGCCAGTTGCGCCTGACCCTGATGGACATGCGCGAAGCCCTTGAGGCCGGCGACAGCGAAGCCGGGGTCAGCGCCTACATTGCCTTCCACGAAGAACTGTTCACCCTGACCTCGAACCCGATTTTCCAGAGCGTGGTCCAGCAGACCAGCAATGCCCTCAAGCAAAGCGCTGACGTGTTGCGCAATTCCCCGGAGCATCTGGCTGAGCGTCTGGAAGAAAACGAAGCCGTGGTCCGCGCGATCCGCAGCAAGAACAGCGCTCAGGCCAGCGCCGAGATGCGCCGGCACATTCTGCGCGAAGGCCAGCGCATGGGCGTCGAGCTGAATATCCCGGATGACAACCTGCCCACCTGATTTGCCAGGAGAACGGCCATGAACAGTTTTGCTTCAGCCTCGCATGCGCACTCCACTGCCCTGCCCTTCCCTGGCCTGCGCACGCCGGTGGAGGATCTGTATCCGCGAGTGTTCGACGCGATCCTCGAGCAGCGTATCGATGAACACAGCCGGTTCACCGAGGACAGTCTGAAGGCGATGTTCAGCGCCAGCCGTGCCGATGTACGACGGGTGCTGGCGCAGTTGGCCCATGAACAGATTGTGCTGCTGCGCGCCAATCATCGGCCGCGAGTGGCCGCGCCGGATCGCGAATTGATCCGGCAGACCTTGCATGCGCGGCGGCTGGCTGAAAGCACATTGGTGCGATTGGCCTGTCAGCGGCCGCGTGCAGATGAATTGAAATGCTTGCGCACTTTGATCGAACGCGAGAAGCGGGCCGTCGAGCAGGATCGGCGCGGGGCGGCGATTCGGTTGTCGGGGGAGTTTCATCTGCAGCTGGCGCGGATGGCGGGCAATCTGCCGTTGGCGCATTTTCTGCGGAGCCTGGTGCCGTTGACATCGTTGGCGATTGCGCGGAGTGACTGCCAGACGCACAGCTGTTGCGCATGGCAGGAGCATTTGGCGCTGGTTGAGGCGGTGGAACGAGGTGATGTTCCTAAGGCAGGCATGCTGATGAATCAGCATTTGGATGATCTTGAGCAGGCCTTGGTGGGGGCAACCCTGGAGCATTGTGTTGTTGGTTAGATTGCTATCGCGAGCAGGCTCACTCCTACAGGGGGACGCATTTCAAATTGTAGGAGTGAGCCTGCTCGCGATAGCTCCATTACAGGCTAAGAAGATCCATCAGCCCGCCGCCACCCTGGCAAACCCCGCCCGAATCTTCTCTTCCGGCAAATCATCGGCAATAAACACGATCACGCTTTCCCGCGCCTCGCCCTCGGCCCATTCGGTGTCCCAGTCGAAACCATAGAGTTTCAGCACCCCCTGAAACACCAGCCGCCGATCCTCGCCGGCAATGTTCAGCACACCTTTGTAGCGCAGCAATTGCTTGCCGTGTTCCTCCAGCAGTTCGTTCATGAACTCGCTGAGCTGATCGATATCCAGCGCCTGATCGGTGCGCAGCACCAGGCTGGAGATGCGATCGATCGACGGCGCCTTGCTCACCGGACGCAAGCTCAAACCACCACCGAGATCAGCATTGAGATTGAAGCCGCGCACATCCAGCAGTTCGGCCAGATCGATGTTGCCATGCTCGACTACCCGGATCGGCGCGCGCCGGTTGATCCGCGTCAGCCGCTCGCTCAGTGCAGTGAACGTGGCCTCATCGACCAGATCGGTCTTGCTCACCAGCAAGCGGTCGGCAAAACCGATCTGCGCCTGGGCGATGGTCTGGGTCAGGTGCACATCGGCGTGGGCGGCGTCGACCAGGGTGATGATGCCGTCGAGCAGATAACGCTCACGCAGCTCTTCGTCGATGAAAAAGGTCTGCGCCACCGGCGCCGGATCGGCCAGACCGGTGCACTCGATCACCAGACGGTCGAAAGCGATCTCGCCGCTGTCCAGGCGCTCGAGCAGCAAGTACAGCGCCTTGGTCAGGTCGGTGTGAATGGTGCAGCAGACGCAGCCGTTGGCCAGGGTCATGACTTGCACCGGTTCATCACCCAGCATTTGGGTGTCGATGCCGGCGTCGCTGAATTCGTTTTCGATCACGGCGATTTTCAGGCCGTGCTCGGCTTTCAATAAATGACGCAGCAAGGTGGTCTTGCCGGCGCCGAGGAAACCGCTGAGGACCGTTACAGGTATGGGAGAAGACAAAACCCGATCTCCTGAAAGAAACACAAAAACAAATGTGGGAGCGAGCCTGCTCGCGAAAGCGGTGTGCCAGTCAAATCACTCATCAACTGACTCTCCACTTCGCGAGCAAGCTCGCTCCCACAGGGGATTACCTCAACCGAAGGCTGTCAGCTCAACAGCACTTCGGCCCACCCTTGCCACCGTAACGGGCCTCCTGACGTTCGCGAAAGAACATCTCGTAGCTCATCACCGGTTTGTCCGGGTGTTTGGTTTGCATATGCTCGACGTAGGTGTCGTAGTCGGGCATGCCGACCATCAGGCGCGCGGCCTGACCGAGGTATTTACCGAGGCGACTCAGGTCATTGAACATGCTGCAATCCTCTGGTTACGCATCCGGCAGGGCCTGGAATGGCGATTCTTTATCCGTACGCTCTTTTTTGCCCCAGGCGGCGATGCCGACCTTGAGCGCATAGAACAGGATGCTGAAGACCACGAACAGGAACAGCGCGGTGAGAGTGGCGTTGGTGTAGGCGTTGAAGATCACGTGCTGCATCTGCTCGACGCTTTTCGCCGGAGCCAGCACCTGACCGTTGGCCAGCGCATCGCTGTACTTCTTGGCCAGGGACAGGAAACCGATCGCCGGGTTGGCGTCGAACAGCTTGATGAAGCCAGCGGTGGTGGTGCAGATCAACAGCCAGGTGGCCGGCAACAGGGTGACCCAGATGTAGCGCTGGCGCTTCATCTTGATCAGGACCACGGTGCCGAGCATCAGCGCGATACCGGCGAGCATCTGGTTGGAGATGCCGAACAGTGGCCACAGGGTGTTGATGCCGCCCAATGGATCGACCACGCCCTGATACAGCAACCAGCCCCACATCGCCACACAACCGGCGGTGGCGATCAGGTTGGCGCTCCACGATTCGGTGCGTTTCAGCGCCGGAACGAAAGAGCCGAGCAAGTCCTGCAGCATGAAACGCCCGGCACGGGTACCGGCGTCGACAGCGGTGAGGATGAACAGCGCTTCGAACAGGATCGCGAAGTGGTACCAGAACGCCATGGTGTTTTCACCCGGCAGGACACTGTGCAGGATCTGCGCGATACCGACCGCCAGGGTCGGCGCCCCCCCGGCGCGAGCCAGAATGGTGGTTTCGCCGATGTCATGGGCAACCGCTTGCAGCGCCTCCGGCGTGATCGCGAAGCCCCAACTGGTGACCATTTGTGCTACTGACGCGGCATCACTGCCGACCACGGCGGCCGGGCTGTTCATGGCGAAGTACACGCCCGGCTCGATCACCGAAGCGGCAACCATGGCCATGATCGCCACGAACGACTCCATCAGCATGCCGCCGTAACCGATATAGCGGGCGTTGGTTTCGTTATCCAGCAGCTTCGGCGTGGTGCCCGACGAGATCAGTGCGTGGAAGCCCGATACCGCACCGCAGGCGATGGTGATGAACAGGAACGGGAACAGACCGCCCTTCCACACCGGGCCGGTGCCGTCGACGAACTGGGTCAGTGCCGGCATTTTCAGCTCGGGCATGGTCACCAGAATACCGATCGCCAAGGCGACGATGGTACCGATCTTGAGGAAAGTCGACAGATAGTCACGCGGTGCCAGAATCAGCCACACTGGCAGCGACGCGGCGACAAAACCGTAACCGACCAGCATCCAGGTAATCTGCACACCGGTGAAGGTAAAGGCCTTGGCCCATACCGGATCGGCAGCAATCTGCCCGCCCAGCCAGATCGAACCGAGCAGCAGCAACACGCCGACCACGGAGATTTCGCCGATGCGGCCCGGGCGGATGTAGCGCATGTAGATGCCCATGAACATCGCGATCGGGATGGTCGCCATTACGGTGAAGATACCCCACGGGCTCTCGGCCAGGGCCTTGACGACGATCAGCGCCAGCACCGCGAGGATGATGATCATGATCAGGAAGCAGCCGAACAGTGCGATGGTCCCGGGAATCCGGCCCATCTCTTCACGCACCATGTCGCCCAGGGAACGGCCGTTGCGGCGGGTCGACATGAACAGGACCATGAAGTCCTGCACCGCGCCCGCCAGCACCACGCCGGCAATCAGCCAGAGCGTGCCGGGCAGATACCCCATCTGCGCCGCCAGCACCGGACCGACCAGCGGCCCCGCGCCAGCGATGGCCGCGAAGTGGTGACCGAAAAGAATGTGTTTGTTGGTCGGCACATAGTCCAGACCATCGTTGTTGAGCACGGCGGGGGTGGCCCGACGCGGATCCAGTTGCATCACGTTGTTGGCGATGAACAGACTGTAGTAACGGTACGCAACCAGATAAATGGCCACGGCAGCGACCACAATCCACAAGGCGTTGATCGCCTCGCCGCGGCGCAATGCCACTACGCCCAGGGCGCACGCTCCTACGATTGCCAGCACGAGCCAGGGTAAGTGGCGCAGCAGGCTATTATTATTTTTCATTTTTTTATTCCAGCCAGGGTGGACAAGAAAGACAGCCACCCCGAGTTTAGCGCTTACGGCGCCAAAGGCCATACCCCGACATAGGTCTAGACGCTTGAGCGATTGGCTGGCGCCCGCATTCGCGGTCTATAGTCAGCGAACCTTCATGAGGATTGCGCCATGAACGAGCACCCCGCCAATCGACGTCGCTTCAAACGTATTGCGTTCGATGCCCGAACCGAGCTGAAACAGGGCGAGTACATCTGGCCGGTCAGGCTGATCGACCTGTCGCTCAAGGGCCTGCTGATCGAGCGACCGGAGCCGTGGCTTGGGGATAAAGAGCAGGACTTCCTCGTCGACATTCATCTGAGCGAAGACGTCGATATCGAGATGGACGTGCATCTGGCCCACGAGGAAAACGGCCATTTGGGGTTCATCTGCCGGCACATCAGCCTGGAATCGATTCAACGCTTGCGGCGGCTGATCGAGCTGAACCTGGCGGATGAGGCCGAGCTGGAGCGCGAGTTGGGGGCGTTGATCGAGATCTGACTTGGCCCTCCCTGTAGGAGCCGCCGAAGGCTGCGATCTTTTGATGATCGTTCCCACGCTCTGCGTGGGAATGCCGCCGGGGACGCTCTGCGTCCCACATGCTCAAAAGATCGCAGCCTTCGGCAGCTCCTACACAGGGGATTGTGGTTATTCGAAGAGTGCGTCGAGGGCTTGTTCGAGGCGAGTGACCGCGATGATCTGCAACCCTGCCGGCGCTTCCTTCGGTGCGTTGCCCTTGGGCACGATCGCGCGTTTGAAGCCGTGCTTGGCCGCTTCTTTCAGCCGCTCCTGCCCGCTCGGCACCGGGCGCACTTCGCCGGACAGGCCGACTTCGCCGAATACCAGCAGATCATGGGGCAGCGGCCGATTGCGCAAACTCGACATCACCGCCGCCATCAGCGCCAGATCCGACGCCGTCTCCAGCACCTTCACGCCACCGACCACGTTGAGGAACACGTCCTGATCGTGAGTCGGAATGCCGCCATGACGGTGCAGCACCGCGAGCAGCATTGCCAGACGGTTCTGATCCAGCCCCAGCGTCACCCGACGCGGGTTGGCCAGATGGCTGTCATCGACCAGCGCCTGCACTTCCACCAGCATCGGCCGGGTGCCTTCCCACGTCGCCATGACCACACTGCCCGGGACTTCTTCCTGGGCGCGGGTGAGAAAAATCGCCGAAGGATTGGAGACTTCTTTCAGGCCCTTGTCGGTCATGCCGAACACGCCCAACTCGTTGACCGCGCCGAAACGGTTTTTCACTGCACGCAGCAAACGCAGGCGACCGTCGGATTCGCCTTCGAAATACAGCACGGTGTCGACCATGTGTTCCAGCACACGAGGACCGGCCAGAGCGCCCTCTTTGGTGACGTGGCCGACAAGGAAAATCGCCGTGCCGCTCTGCTTGGCGTAACGCACCAGCAGCGCCGCGCTCTCGCGCACTTGGGATACGCCGCCCGGCGCCGATTGCAGTTGCTCGGTGAAAATGGTCTGGATCGAGTCGATCACCATCACCTTGGGCTTTTCCTGGCGGGCGGTGGCGATGATGGTTTCGATGCAGGTTTCGGTCATCACCCGCAGTTGATCCTGCGGCAGACCGAGACGGCGTGCGCGCATCGCCACCTGCTGCTGGGATTCCTCACCGGTGACGTACAGCGCCGGCATGCTCTTGGCCAGGTTGCACAGGGTTTGCAAAAGGATGGTCGATTTGCCGATCCCCGGATCACCGCCGATCAGCACCACCGAACCGTCCACCAGCCCGCCGCCGAGGACGCGATCGAGCTCACCGGACGCGGTGGAAAACCGTGGAATCTCTTCGATGCTGACTTCAGCCAGGGTCTTGATCTGCGCCTGTTGCCCGGCCCAGCCGGTGCGCCCGGTAGGTGCCGTGGCGCCGCCGCTTTCGATCATGGTTTCGGTCAGGGTGTTCCAGGCGCCGCATTCGCCGCACTGCCCGGCCCATTTGGGAAAGGTTGCGCCGCACTCGGTGCAGCCGTACATGCGCTTGGCCTTGGCCATCAGAACCCCCGAAGCAAAAGACGCGATGATAACGCAGCCACCGCCGATCAGCGCGGCGCAGCGGTACGGATTTCACCGCTGGCCAGACGCGCGGCACTATTACCCAGCGGATCCTCGGCATCAAGATCGGCGCCCTTGGCTTGCAGTGCATCAAGCAATTCCAAACGCTTGAACAGTCCGGCATACATCGCCGCAGTCTGCCCGGCGCCGTTACGCTGGTCTGGGCTGCAATCGGTGGCCATCAGGCGCCGGGCGATCTGCAACTCGCCTTTGAAAATCGCGCCCATCAGCGCCGTGTTGCCGCGTTGATCCTGAGCACAGGCGTCGGCGCCAGCGGCGAGCAGGCGCTCAACCGCCGGTGCCTGACCGTGGTAGGCCGCCAGAATCAGCGCGGTGTAACCCTTGCTGTCGCGGGTATCGAGGGAATAGCCGGACTCGATAAAGGTCTCGAGCATCGGCACATCCCCCCGGCGGGCGGCGTCGAAGTAGTAATCCTGCAACTGCGCCTTGACCGCCTCGGGACTTTGCTCGACCGGTGCCGCCCATGCAGTGAAAGACAGCGACGCAGTCAACCAAAAAAGAAAAATACGCATCAGGCTCTCTCCTTCAACGCACGCGAGGCGAGACTGGCCCTCGCGTGCGCCGCATCGCTATCAGTCGGTCAATTTCGCCGCCAATGCTTTCACGCGGCTGAGGTCGCCCTTGGCCACTTCAGTCACACCGCTGCCGTACTCAGGGTCGGCCTTGTACAGGAAGGACAGGATGATGTGCTTGCTCTCGTCATCGGTGGTGGCCAGCGAGCCGCCAAAGCTGTCGATCAGGTCGCGACGTTCCTGCTTGCTGTACGAGCGATACAGATCACCGGCCTGCTTGAAGTTCTGTTCACGCTGGATCTTTGCCTGCTGCGTGCTGCCGGACAGCGCCGACTGGCTGTAACGCGCCGCTGGCGTCTCTTCACGCGGTTGCAGGCGGCTCGGCTGGTAGTTGACCCCGGACTGGCTGGCACCGAAGTTCATCGCACCATCCTGATTGCCATTGTTCACCGCGGTTTTCGGCGCGTTGATCGGCAATTGCAAAGCGTTGGCGCCGAGGCGATACATTTGCGTATCGGCATAAGAGAACACCCGTCCCTGCAACAAACGATCTTCCGAAGGTTCGATACCCGGAACTACGTTGGCCGGCGCCATCGCAACTTGTTCGGTTTCCTGAAATACATTGGCCGGATTACGGTTCAAGACCATTTGTCCAACTTTGCGCTCGGGAATACCCGGCCAGATCTTGGTTGCATCCAATGGATCGAAATCAAACTTGGACAAATCCTGTGGCTTGAGAACTTGCACGTACAAGTCCCATTTCGGGAAGTTGCCTTTGTTGATATTGCTGACCAAATCATTGGTCATATGGCTGTAATCCTGACCCTGAACTTTTGCAACCTGCTTTGGCCGCAGGTTATTAATGCCCTGCAAGCTCTTCCAATGAAACTTCACATAATGAACTTCATTCTTTGCGTTGATCAGCTTATAGGCATGAACGCCATTGCCGTCCATTTCCCGGTAACTGGCCGGAGTGCCATAGTTGGAATACAACTCGGTCAGCGTGCGGGTCGCTTCCGGTACATGAGAGAAGAAATCGAACCGGCGCGAATCGTCATCGAGGTTGGTGCGCGGATCGGGTTTGAAGGCATGGACCATGTCCGGGAACTTGATCGCATCGCGGATGAAAAAGGTCGGGAAGTTGTTGCCGACCAGATCCCAGTTGCCGTCAGCGGTGTAGAACTTGGTGGCGAAACCGCGCGGGTCGCGCAGGGTTTCCGGGGAATGGTTGCCGTGCACCACCGCCGAGAAACGCACGAATACCGGGGTACTCTGGCCAGCGGCGAACACCTTGGCCTTGCTCAGGTCGCTGAGGTCATTGGTCACGGTGAAGGTGCCATGGGCGCCAGTGCCGCGCGCATGCACCACGCGCTCCGGAATGCGTTCACGATCAAAACGCTGCAGCTTCTGGATCAGTTGCACATCCTGCAGCAGCACCGGGCCGTTGGCACCGGCGGTTTGCGAGTTCTGATTGTCACCGACAGCAGCGCCGTTATCGCGGGTCAGCGGAGCAGCGTTGACCGAAAAGGTCAGCAGGCTGGCAGTCAATACACCGAAGGTGCGGCGGTAGGGAAAAGCCCCCAGTCCAAGCGTGGAAGTCATATCAGGTTCCTCTGGTTTTATTGGGCGCATCCAGGTGCGCCACCCCAAGGCTAGAGGCCTGTGCCGCGGAACATAAATAGAAAGAACGTAACACCATGATTGAAGAAATTGGCTGTGCAATCAGCGCTTTAGCGCGTATTTCGCGCGCGATTGCTGGCATTTTGCAAACTAATCGTCGATTGATGTGTCGATAAAAACGGGCATTGTAAGAAGGTGTTACGCGCAGGAGGCGTTTCGCTGATTTACACTGCCACCACCAAACTCATCTGTAACAAGGAAATAACTATGGGCGTGCTTAGCGAGTTCAAGGCCTTCGCGGTCAAAGGCAATGTGGTCGATATGGCCGTCGGTATCATCATTGGCGCGGCGTTCGGCAAGATTGTTTCGTCGTTTGTCGGCGACGTGATCATGCCGCCGATTGGCCTGTTGATCGGTGGGGTGGACTTCAGTGATCTGGCTGTCACGCTCAAAGCAGCCCAGGGCGATGCGCCCGCAGTGGTGCTGGCTTACGGCAAATTCCTGCAGACGGTGCTGGATTTCGTGATTGTCGCTTTCGCGATTTTCATGGGTGTCAAAGCCATCAACCGCCTCAAGCGCGAAGAAGCGGTAGCACCGACCGCGCCGCCGATCCCGAGCAAGGAAGAGCAACTGCTGGGCGAAATTCGCGACCTGCTCAAGGCGCAGAACGAACGGCCCTGAGGCATTCGGTACTCATCAAAACGGCACCCGCGGGTGCCGTTTTCGTTACCAGTAATTCTCCACCGCAACCTGCCCCGGCTTGCGCGTCAGGCTCAGGCGCATGTCGCGCTGTTTCAGCAAGGCGCGGGTGTCGTCGATCATCTGCGGATTGCCGCACAGCATCACTCGCGAATGCTCTGGCGAGAGCTCAACGCCCGCCGCGCGTTCCAGTTCGCCGTTTTCAATCAGCGTAGTAATCCGGCCCTGCAGCGCGCCTGGATGCGCTTCGCGAGTCACGGTAGGGATGAACTG
This genomic interval from Pseudomonas koreensis contains the following:
- a CDS encoding FadR/GntR family transcriptional regulator — its product is MITTSTVVNSVVEKLRAALARGQWRTGDMLPGQRELAEQLGISRPSLREAVIVLETLGLVRSMPGKGVVVLDAQLSDSQSHDSAVAGASLEDVLQLRYTLEPFIVGLVAQSISSKEVGQLRLTLMDMREALEAGDSEAGVSAYIAFHEELFTLTSNPIFQSVVQQTSNALKQSADVLRNSPEHLAERLEENEAVVRAIRSKNSAQASAEMRRHILREGQRMGVELNIPDDNLPT
- a CDS encoding GntR family transcriptional regulator — its product is MNSFASASHAHSTALPFPGLRTPVEDLYPRVFDAILEQRIDEHSRFTEDSLKAMFSASRADVRRVLAQLAHEQIVLLRANHRPRVAAPDRELIRQTLHARRLAESTLVRLACQRPRADELKCLRTLIEREKRAVEQDRRGAAIRLSGEFHLQLARMAGNLPLAHFLRSLVPLTSLAIARSDCQTHSCCAWQEHLALVEAVERGDVPKAGMLMNQHLDDLEQALVGATLEHCVVG
- the yjiA gene encoding GTPase — its product is MSSPIPVTVLSGFLGAGKTTLLRHLLKAEHGLKIAVIENEFSDAGIDTQMLGDEPVQVMTLANGCVCCTIHTDLTKALYLLLERLDSGEIAFDRLVIECTGLADPAPVAQTFFIDEELRERYLLDGIITLVDAAHADVHLTQTIAQAQIGFADRLLVSKTDLVDEATFTALSERLTRINRRAPIRVVEHGNIDLAELLDVRGFNLNADLGGGLSLRPVSKAPSIDRISSLVLRTDQALDIDQLSEFMNELLEEHGKQLLRYKGVLNIAGEDRRLVFQGVLKLYGFDWDTEWAEGEARESVIVFIADDLPEEKIRAGFARVAAG
- a CDS encoding YbdD/YjiX family protein; protein product: MFNDLSRLGKYLGQAARLMVGMPDYDTYVEHMQTKHPDKPVMSYEMFFRERQEARYGGKGGPKCC
- a CDS encoding carbon starvation CstA family protein, which codes for MKNNNSLLRHLPWLVLAIVGACALGVVALRRGEAINALWIVVAAVAIYLVAYRYYSLFIANNVMQLDPRRATPAVLNNDGLDYVPTNKHILFGHHFAAIAGAGPLVGPVLAAQMGYLPGTLWLIAGVVLAGAVQDFMVLFMSTRRNGRSLGDMVREEMGRIPGTIALFGCFLIMIIILAVLALIVVKALAESPWGIFTVMATIPIAMFMGIYMRYIRPGRIGEISVVGVLLLLGSIWLGGQIAADPVWAKAFTFTGVQITWMLVGYGFVAASLPVWLILAPRDYLSTFLKIGTIVALAIGILVTMPELKMPALTQFVDGTGPVWKGGLFPFLFITIACGAVSGFHALISSGTTPKLLDNETNARYIGYGGMLMESFVAIMAMVAASVIEPGVYFAMNSPAAVVGSDAASVAQMVTSWGFAITPEALQAVAHDIGETTILARAGGAPTLAVGIAQILHSVLPGENTMAFWYHFAILFEALFILTAVDAGTRAGRFMLQDLLGSFVPALKRTESWSANLIATAGCVAMWGWLLYQGVVDPLGGINTLWPLFGISNQMLAGIALMLGTVVLIKMKRQRYIWVTLLPATWLLICTTTAGFIKLFDANPAIGFLSLAKKYSDALANGQVLAPAKSVEQMQHVIFNAYTNATLTALFLFVVFSILFYALKVGIAAWGKKERTDKESPFQALPDA
- a CDS encoding PilZ domain-containing protein, with protein sequence MNEHPANRRRFKRIAFDARTELKQGEYIWPVRLIDLSLKGLLIERPEPWLGDKEQDFLVDIHLSEDVDIEMDVHLAHEENGHLGFICRHISLESIQRLRRLIELNLADEAELERELGALIEI
- the radA gene encoding DNA repair protein RadA — encoded protein: MAKAKRMYGCTECGATFPKWAGQCGECGAWNTLTETMIESGGATAPTGRTGWAGQQAQIKTLAEVSIEEIPRFSTASGELDRVLGGGLVDGSVVLIGGDPGIGKSTILLQTLCNLAKSMPALYVTGEESQQQVAMRARRLGLPQDQLRVMTETCIETIIATARQEKPKVMVIDSIQTIFTEQLQSAPGGVSQVRESAALLVRYAKQSGTAIFLVGHVTKEGALAGPRVLEHMVDTVLYFEGESDGRLRLLRAVKNRFGAVNELGVFGMTDKGLKEVSNPSAIFLTRAQEEVPGSVVMATWEGTRPMLVEVQALVDDSHLANPRRVTLGLDQNRLAMLLAVLHRHGGIPTHDQDVFLNVVGGVKVLETASDLALMAAVMSSLRNRPLPHDLLVFGEVGLSGEVRPVPSGQERLKEAAKHGFKRAIVPKGNAPKEAPAGLQIIAVTRLEQALDALFE
- a CDS encoding ankyrin repeat domain-containing protein — encoded protein: MRIFLFWLTASLSFTAWAAPVEQSPEAVKAQLQDYYFDAARRGDVPMLETFIESGYSLDTRDSKGYTALILAAYHGQAPAVERLLAAGADACAQDQRGNTALMGAIFKGELQIARRLMATDCSPDQRNGAGQTAAMYAGLFKRLELLDALQAKGADLDAEDPLGNSAARLASGEIRTAAPR
- the katB gene encoding catalase KatB; amino-acid sequence: MTSTLGLGAFPYRRTFGVLTASLLTFSVNAAPLTRDNGAAVGDNQNSQTAGANGPVLLQDVQLIQKLQRFDRERIPERVVHARGTGAHGTFTVTNDLSDLSKAKVFAAGQSTPVFVRFSAVVHGNHSPETLRDPRGFATKFYTADGNWDLVGNNFPTFFIRDAIKFPDMVHAFKPDPRTNLDDDSRRFDFFSHVPEATRTLTELYSNYGTPASYREMDGNGVHAYKLINAKNEVHYVKFHWKSLQGINNLRPKQVAKVQGQDYSHMTNDLVSNINKGNFPKWDLYVQVLKPQDLSKFDFDPLDATKIWPGIPERKVGQMVLNRNPANVFQETEQVAMAPANVVPGIEPSEDRLLQGRVFSYADTQMYRLGANALQLPINAPKTAVNNGNQDGAMNFGASQSGVNYQPSRLQPREETPAARYSQSALSGSTQQAKIQREQNFKQAGDLYRSYSKQERRDLIDSFGGSLATTDDESKHIILSFLYKADPEYGSGVTEVAKGDLSRVKALAAKLTD
- the mscL gene encoding large-conductance mechanosensitive channel protein MscL; this translates as MGVLSEFKAFAVKGNVVDMAVGIIIGAAFGKIVSSFVGDVIMPPIGLLIGGVDFSDLAVTLKAAQGDAPAVVLAYGKFLQTVLDFVIVAFAIFMGVKAINRLKREEAVAPTAPPIPSKEEQLLGEIRDLLKAQNERP